The DNA window TCTCAAACTTATTGCTGCCATCAAATTATGTTACTAAGGAGTAGTAAGTCCGTCAAAAACTTTTAACCACCATTTTTGAATTGGGATAGGTCCAAAACAATCTGATTGCAATATCAACTCAGAATGAAACCATATACTCTTCGACAAGaagtatgaataaaaaaatgttcAACTAATTCCTCGAATAAACAACAAATTCGACAAATAGAGGAAATTGAAGGACATCACACATGAAGATTTACGCCCACCAGAATTCGGtttaacaataatttttatataaatgtgCGAATTTTCGGCGACGCTTTAAGACTATACACGCGACCAAAAATTTGCAGTAATAGATGAATAATCATTAACCGAACCATGCCCATTCACACTTCTTGACAATAACTGAGAAGCAATGTGGTATCATGATTTGACCGAGTAATAACCATTCTTTGTAAAGTTTACCCTCTGAACTTATATCAAAGTTTCAAAAGAATATAAAGTAGCAATCTAGAATcacttttattttgaatttgtcaAAATCGGGTTAAAAATACCCCTTCCTACTCTCACCCTAGAGATTGACACAGTCACCGATTTTaatggtaattttttttctcaaggtggtttttgatggtaaaaaattttaaatggtcctattttttaaaaattttcaaattaatacataataattaaaaaagacaaGTTTACTTAAtttcaacaaataataataatttttttatttaatttgtattaattatcaataattttttaaaattaaaaactgtaAAAAGTACCCTTTACAGAAAATAAAGCCGATTTATGAAAACACACTTAATAATCTTTCGCTGTAAAAAATCAAACACTCGCTagcaaaaaattaaacaatcacCACCTTTGAAACAGACCCAAGTCTATTCATCAGAGAACGATGATGAACAGACCCGGTGAGTGTGTTCCTCCTCTCCGGCAAGGAGCATCAATTTCTCTTCTCAGGCGATGAGGAGTTTTTTCTTGCCTCAAAtcgagaaaaaaaaatctttttttgttCAAGTTCAAATAGGTCTCTagtgtaattaaaatttaattatgattaattagtatttaattatgattaattagagtcAATTGTGAttatttagaataaattatgattttttatgaaaCTCATTCTACAATTAAAGTGCCACGTTAGCACATGGGGGATGGGGATGGGAGCTGGTTtggacaagttcagggtatatgTGATATGGATTCTcagctttggacttttttaAAAGTGTGACATAAATTCAGGGGGTAAATGATTGCTACAACTTCACTACCTATTGCATGCATGCAAAACTGATCAGATGTTGAAAGAGCAAGGCATAGTTCCAATATCTGaatgaataaatttaaatgcaTTTTCATTTTCCAGGATCCATGAAGTGGTTTCAGAATATGCAGATGCCAATTACTGAAACTCCATTTTCTTTGCGAGTAAATTTTAGTAGTTGCATCAGCTTCATTACAAACTGCTATTGCATTCATGCAAAATAGATCAGACGCTGGCACCGTAGCAAAATATGTATTCATAGAATGAATGAATATTTTCATAATGCCTTTTCGTAAACATAAATGCGTAATAGGGACCTTTTCATCATCAATCCATCTCTAGTAAACTCTATATTGCATCAGACCACCTAGACCAATTGCATCTGTAACTCATACTTAATACTGTGACTCTCTAAAATGGCAGAGCCATACAGCAATAATCTTTTGATTAATAATCTCCTTGTCTTTCCAACTATATATCTATCCAGAGATTTAACGTATGCACACCAAGACTTAAGAGCAATCTAACTAAGCATTTCAAGTTTCCAAAGTTGTTCAGCAGATGGTCAAACTAGCCACTCATTAGCAGCGGCACTAATTCGTTGCATGCATACATACACCCATATCATATACCCTCATTCCAGATCCGGCCATTAATTTCAAACGAGGTTAGACCGTCTAGATTTTTAGTTCCGCCTATACGCACATACATCATAATTATGTGTAAACTTCCAAGTTTATAAGGGTGAGTATTTACAACAGGCAAAAGAGTGCTTATGAGACTAAAAGTTAGTGGTGCAGTGTCCGAAAAGATTTTATAACAGCAATGTGGATGATCAAAATCATATCAGAGATTAAAATATCTTTGTGTACAAGGAGCAGATGAACATCAAAAGTTCCTGCTTTTATGGCATTAACTTCTCCCATAAAAGAGATACAGTCTAAAACAAAGATGACCAGAGCCAAAAGCTAAAAACGAGCCAGAATTCTGCCCTAAAATATGTCTAGTATTATTGCCAAAGAAAGTGACTCCTTCTTCATGTATTTGCACAAACCAATAATGTTTCTCAAGGGTCACATCTGAGATTTCAAATTTAGGAAAGAATACTTCATGAAAATACCTCAAGCTGCCTTGGGTGCTTTATCTGGTAGGACATTATCTGGAAGAACAAGTTCAGGTGGAGTTTCACGAACAACACCCAGCATTGAGTCATACTCTTCATCCCGATTAGCAAACTTCTTACGAAGTACCTGCTCAAACTCAATCTCATCAAAAGGCTTAGCATTCTCAGCAGCATGAACCTGTGCAAGATTAGAATAATTGGTGGCTGACTGCGTGATAAAGGCTATCTCTTCATCAGTTAGCTTCCTGAGAAATTTTGCAGGATTGCCTCCCCAAACCTGCATATGTTGCACACACTTAAGCTGCTATATCATGGACCACATCATGAagtttttactttaatttaattgCTCATGAGAATATATTTTGGACTATATCAGCTCCACTAATGGTGTAATTCCAACCTACATATACTGGGTGACGATAATTTAAATGCTCAAGACTTGTATGATTAATAactgaaacaaatataaacaaaatatatcATCTTGCATGGAGAGAGAGGTTATGCAGAAATACCTCTCCAGCAGGTATCTTTGTGTTCTGTCTTACGAGGGCACCAGCAGCAACCATGGCATTTTTCTCAACAACGACACCATCAAGAAGTGTTGCACCCATACCAACAAAAGCCTCATCTTCAACAGTACATCCATGAAGAACAGCACTATGACCTGCCCATTATAAACTTCAAACAATAATACACAGGAAGTTGAAGCCTAACAAAAAATGAATACAGCGTCCATATCCCTCACCTACAGTAACATTGTTCCCAACTATAGTTGGCAACACCTTCCCACTTAGATTAGACTTCGCCACATGCACAAGCGAGTTATCCTGTATATTAGTTCCCGATCCAACGCTAATACTGTTCACATCACCTATCCATAAATAAAAGCATATACATCGTTGTCAACAAAATCAACCAATACACGCAAATTTaacaaactttaattttatctcCAATGCCAAATTGATACATACCTCTGAGAACACAACCATACCAGATAGAAGATCCTCTACCGACTTGAACATCCCCGATGATGGAGGCGCTGGGAGCGACAAATGCGTCATGATCAACCACAGGTACTTTGTCAAATACGTTCATCAGAGTTCGATGTCTAGACactacaaaaaatgaaaaataaattaaaacaaccTGCCCTAAAATTTAGGTTACTCTCAATCggaaatattaatattaaaaaattagagagTGAGTATGAGGTGCTCGTCAATTTGTAGAATTGAAATGAAATGGAAGGGATCTAGGGTTTAGGAATGAAATGAGGAGAACTTACGTTTCTCTTGGAAGTAATAGTTGCCTTGGAGGCGGCAGCCGAGACGATCAAGAGCTTGGCCGGTTTCGCGAATCCAGAAGCCGACGGAGTATATTGCTCGGCCTAGGGTtcccattttcttcttcttcctcctctaCTTTGATCGAAGAGGATACACTAAACACTGTGAAAACGAAGAAGGAAAATGATTAAGTAAACTACGTCAAAAAATGAAAGTGTCGTTTTGCAGTTTTTCCTATTATAAGTTTGTCAATTTAACGACCTGTCGTACGCAGAGCAATTTTTTCCAATTAACAAGATTGTCAATTTAGAAACACCTCGTACCAAATTCGAAACTTAAATAACCATTTGCCCccaaaatttgtaaaaaataaataattaacacataaattaattttacggATAAATCAGTCATACAGTTGGTAATTATGACCAATTAAtctcattttaacaatttattcaCTTAATTTGTAAGCTGACTGCCCTCTCAATTGGTAATTTGCCCCtcaatttgtaaattaatttgtcaatatAGAGTTAATTGACCATAATCAACCAGTTCATGGTGGcgcatataattaatttatttattaattgcttattatttacaagttgagatggcaaattgctatttaaatcaaatttttcgTTAGGGTTCTTTTATGGTAAAGGGAAAAAaatgagattttattttttgatttaaaatgttaaaaatttagtttttaccATATTGCGCACATGTAATGTGTGACATGGAATTATGGTTTAAGAAAAAGTCTCCTACCAGATGACACTTCACACTACAAGGTGACGTTTATGCTGTAGTAACGAAATGGAGAGCCAATTTTGCCTGATCCAAGAAAGCAAATGAAGTGCAATTATCTATTTTAGTTCAGTAGAAAGAAAATGCATACAAAGATGAATTTATAACTATGTCGTTGCCACTTGGTTTTCAGATTTTCAGAGTGATATTGAAGTCGGACGGCTATCGGAAAACAAACAGAGAATCGAAACTATATTGATCGAGTATTTGTAGAGTTGCAAAACTAAAAACTAACAATAAGCTTTTAAGCCATACTTATAGAACGAAAACATAACCGTTCTAGCTAAACAATGTGCACCCAATGTGTGTGTGATTTGATGAGGTGGATACGCACATTGTGTGGGAGATTCTTGTGCTATGCAACGAGTAGTAGCATGCTGTAATTCTGGTGTTGCTGGCATGCAGTAATTCTGCTTCTATAAGCAGCAGTTGCATTAGCGGCATAAAGGTTTACGGTTCATATAGTCACTTGATGCGACAAGATTGTGGCCAGGTGAGGACTATCAGGATCTTACGAAGACAATTGACGCAAACTGATGTACAGAAAATTTCACCTATGTTCTGCAATATTCTTGAAACAAAATGCTAAACTCGTCCCAATGTGTCAACTAGCACGTTGTAGACTTGCAGCAGCAAGCAGATTCTTTATACTGAATCAGAAGAATAACCGACCTCAAATATCATTGCTACTGCAATAATAAAGAATCATTAAGATCGATCCTTTCTAAGTAAGCCCTTCCATGAAAGACTTCATATTCCGTTCATCCTGTTTCGAACATGTATGCATTTGTGGTTTAAAACTTTTCCACAGTCCAACTGGATGCTGCCTTTTCACCTGCTCCTTACCTGAAAATCTTCCAAACATCTTTTCACATTCCGGATATGGCTTGACATTCAGATTATAGAACTTAAGCCTACTTAACTTTATCATTCCTTTCAGGCTTACCTCATCACCCAGCCCGCCTCTCGCACGGAGATACTCAATCACATTGTAGCGAGGAACAATCTGTTTCTCCAAACTCACACCCAAATACTCCGGAACTTCAAATACGCAACAAACATTCATTTTCATCGTGTTCAGTAAAAACTCGATCTTCTTCTCAATGTCCTCAATTTCGTAAATAATTACCCGAGGTTCCCTCGCCAAAACCTTCAAAGCTTCCCTGCGAGTCAACCCGTGTTTGCATAAGCAATCCACTCTTAATTTCACCTCAAATGCAGCTCTAAATGCTCCATCACTCAAGATTTTCAACTTGATCGGTTCTCGACATTTCAAGGACTTAAGTAACTCCAAACACCGCGAAAATTCACCTAATTCTAAACCAAGAATCCGCGGCTGCCTAGCAATCTCTTCTTTAATCACCTCTCTACTAAAACCCGAATTCATAAACTCATCAATCAATGGCATCAGCCTATTCTTGATCCCGTAACCTAAACCCACCGGATACGAATTGAAAATCCAATCAACTTCATCCCTACCAAACCCAATTCTCATTAGAAATTCAATCTTGCTATGAATTTCACTTCCTCTCATTGTGATCACTCCGGGAAACTCCTCTAATACCCTCCTCACAGTACCCTcactaaaccctaaaccctttAACACGTTAACGCTCTTATAGAACCCATCTGGATCAATCTGGAACCTTTTTGAATGACCTAAAACACCCTTTATCAGAAATGGGGACACACTTAAATCCCCAAACTTTGAGAACCCAAGTTCCCATTTCTTCAAGAAATCGAATTCTAAAACTCCAGGACATTCAGAAATCAAAGAAATGAGAGATTTCTGTGGGATTTTGAAGGATAAGAGAAGACCAAGGGACTTCTCAATGTCCTGTAAATTGGAATTCAAAAGAAAATGATTTGTGCTAATGAAGCTGTGGAGCTGTGATGAAGAAAAGCCATACCTTTGGAAGATATTAGCAAGAGAAATTTGTTTCCTGTACTGAGACTGACTTGGGAAATTGGGGTTTGTGGAGAGGAACCTTATGAATTTGGTTCTAAAGATGAGGGTTTTACTGGCCATTGTTGGAAATTTCAAGTCTTTTTTCTTCAAACAAAAAGGAAAAGTAGCAAACTTGGAGTACATTTGTTGCTAAAGTGTTGAAACGGCTTGTCGTTTAACTGTTGCAAAGTAACCTACAAATACAGTTTTGTCAAGCAAAGAATTCTCTGTTCTAAACAGAGAATCAAAATGCATAGGGTTCTTTCTAATTTCTCTAGAAAATTATCAAACACTTCAAATTCATTACTTTCACAAAATTTTCAGCATCAAAAGACCTTCAATTCTCTTGCCAAACCTAACTACAATCATAAAAAATGTAGCTTTTCTCAAGTAAACCCACTTCAGAGTTTCTGTTTATATCAGTCACACCATACAGTTACAGGGAAAGTTCATGGCTTTATGCCAAACCCATTGGTTTCTAAGCTTTTAATGTCAAATTTGGCCAATACCCAGTTCAGGGTGTTGAGCAAAAAGGTTACAGATTGTAAAATTAGACTCTTGGCTGGTCATTTTGGTAGAGGCTTTTCTGGGTTTGGTTCTGGTTTTGGTTCATATGGCAATCGCTGGTAACTATGTCTttgatatatatgtttgatattGCATTTGAATTGTTGAAGTTATAGTGCCTTTATTATGTTCACTGTTTgatacttatttaatattttaaatccaAGTTTTGATCTCAATTATCTACGGAAGTAATGGTGAACTGAGAATGCTAGAGATAGAATGAGTGTTACTTTTATAGCTTAGGCACATGTAAGTGTAGATGTCAATAATTGTTCTGCTACTGTTTGTAGGAGTTCATGGCTCTATCGGCTATCGCCAAATGACGTTGTTTTGGGATTGATATTGGCTAATGTTGGTGTCTTTATGCTATGGAGGGTTGCGGATGGGAGATTTATGGTGGAAAACTTTATGGTAGGTTCCCAGTTTGTGAGTTTGGGTGTTCCTTGCTGATGCCACCTCTGAAATTTTTTAGTAGAACTTCATTGTAGGAACTAGGAAGCATTCTCCTTGGATTGGTAACCCATACCCAACCTCGTAGAAGCCTTAAAAGTAGTGTTATTTTCATGACAAGGTAACCGGAAATTTCGTGTTTTCATTTATACTGGAAAAATGAGTAATCCTAGGGCGGAGTATTTTTGCTCAATGAGTGTGGGCATGTCTTCCCTTTATGAATTGCCGTACATTTGAAGAAATGTTATTAATCATAAAAGTGTTCAGTTTCCATTCATTCTAACACTCTCAATATACTTCCCGCAGATTtctttggacaatttcaaaaGCGGACGCATACATACACTGGTTACATCTGCATTCAGTCATGTTGATATGTGGCATATCATATCTAACATGGTTGGACTTTACTTCTTCGGGACAAATGTATGATTACTTTATGAAGAATCTTTTGTTGTTTAGTATTTTGATTTTCAGTATGGCATCTTAAATTTGAATATGTGCTCTAAACATACTCTAGAATGAAATCATGAAAAATTGCAGATTTCTCTTACCAAGACTGGCTTGATATGCTTTGCATTTATCTGCTTAAATGGATTTCATGTTCTGGAATAGCAACACTTCATGTGTTCTCGACTTTGTAGCTTTTATATTTTCTGGATAGTTCAGAATCGGTCATGTGTTTTACATATACTTGGCCGATTTGTCAGTTGCTATGCAGCTGTTAATAGTTCTTTAAACTGTGTTGCTACATTATATTGCAAATTCCGAAATATAATAGTTTACAAAACCTAATGTCCTGTTTAATAAAATGTACAGTTTTTTTAATTggtatgtaaaaataatttagatgTCATACTGAAATTGAGGAAACAAATTCTGAAGCCATATAAAGTGTCAAAACAAGCAATTAGTTTCATTTTACTGACTATACAGTTTGAGTGACATAAATTTTAACACATTTGTTTGGTCAGCATGAATTAAGTCAAACATGTTTCTCATAGACCAGATCAAATATGCTAGTGAAAAAACACATGCTGAAATTATAAGAAATTATTCTCTTCATTAGTGATTTAGGTGGAATAAAGAAGTTATTGGTTAATGTTCATTTTCCTTTTTGGTTAATATTGAAGTTGAGAGCTCATTTGCtgtgaaaagtaaaaaattcTACTGCTTAACATTTTTTCTTCATCGACTTCTAAAAATTGAATGTATTGATATTTTCTTATTGCCTGTTATATTCTGGTTGGCCAGATTGCTAGAACTTTTGGATCTGAATACTTGTTAAAGCTGTATATAGCTGGCTCAATTGGTGGTTCGTTGTTCTATTTGGCGCATCACGCCTACATGGCTTTATCAACTAAGGTATTAATCTCTGCTACAACTATTCTACTATGCTCAGATGAGGAAGCGAGCAAGTCTTAAGAATGATTAATTGTCATGTGCATGTCTAAGCATTTTCTTAAGTATGCAGTTCCTTTTACTCATGTATAAACTTTTCACATGAATTTTATGTGGAGCTTAAACTAACCGATAATACATATATCTGCCGATAAGgacttgaaaattttcattgaaATATTATTCACCGAAAATGACTGTGTTATGCTTACTGCAGCATGATCTTGAACATTCCTGCTGAATTTTAAGGATTCTGACTTTAGTTTATGCTAATTACAGAGACAAGGCATGTGGATGAATGACCCTTCAAGAACTCCAGGATTGGTAGGTTCTTGGCAACTGTTTGTTATAAGCAGAGTCTATTTGCCTTTTCCTTCCTGATCAGTCTAGCCATGTCAGTGAATGCTAATTCTAATTCATTTTCAAGATATGAAAagtatatttgtaaaaattataTCCTCTAATTTCTGAGTTTATGGAAACCCATTTAACAAATAAGTCAATGAACTGATATCTGAAATCAAATGCAATCATGAGAAACAAGGACATATGACAACAGCGATTCTGATCTAATGTCTTTCATATCAGTTGCTTTAATTTCCATTTATGTGCTTATGgatttgatatatttaaaatttacagaTGTATGTGCCTAGAAATGGATAAACCTTGTAAATTATTCCTGTGAAGATCCGTTGTTATCTACTTGACTGACTGTGTGCTGTTTTGACCAGCTCCTCTTTGTGTAGTCTGGAGATGAATATAATGCATTAGTTGTCCTAAATTTTTCCATCCCTACCATTTTTAAGACATGCAAATGAATTACTTTATCTTCATAgggttttttttctttaaatttgtgACTATCGTATTGTACTCTTTAGGGAGCAAGCGCTGCTGTCAACGCCATCATGTTGCTTGATATATTCCTACATCCAAGAGCTACTCTTTACTTTGATTTTATCATACCAGTTCCTGCAATATTACTAGTAAGCTTGCTTTGATAAAGATCTAATTGATTACCTAGTTTATCTTGCAAATGCTTACGGCCTTTTGTTGACTATCTGTCGTTTTAGGGTATCTTTTTGATTGGGAAAGATTTATTGAGGATAATGGAGGTGAGTTGGTTTTCTTCCCTCGGTTTAGCTTTCcgattaactttttttattcatcatGTCGGTGCACTCTTCTGGTGAGCCAACAAATAAGTTTACCAGTCTACAGCAATGCTTCGGTATTGATTAGCGTCAATTTCATTTTCCAGGGAAATAGTAATATCTCAGGATCGGCACACTTGGGTGGTGCTGCAGTTGCAGCTCTCGCATATGCTCGAATAAGGAAAGGAAGATTTTGAGTTCTTGAGAGATTTACTAACATATTGTTTCTGGCTTTTGTTTATTCATTCTGTAATTACCTTTTCCTTTTGAAATATCTCCTCATTAAGTTGAGTTGAACTCCCAGTTATAGATGTCAGATGTTCATTCTAATTGCTTTCTCTTGGATTGAACTTCTACATCATTCATTAATATGGCAATTTAAACTCCCATCAAATTCTCTCCATAATGATGTTTGTATATATTAATAGGAATAGAGTGCTATATATTAAACCGAGCCCAATGTCCGTGATGTAGCCTGAAAAATTTGTCAGGAATTTTTCATACCAACCAAGGTAAAGTTCAGAATCAGAATTTTTCTTTCTAAAGAATTTGCATCTCCGATTACGGGCCCGCATGTGAGTGGCTCCGCGACAGGCCAACGTACATCATCTTCTGCAATCCAACCTTGATTAAGCAGCTTTATCGCAGATTTGTATCGTGCAGATACTTCAATTTTGGAATTTTACTTATAATCTGCACTTAAAACTTTATGAACATTAAATCTACAAATTGCAGGAAAATCCTTCAAATCCATCAGTTTTCTGCAAGTTTTGTGACAATCAAGAACCCTTTAAAAGCCTAAGAACCCTTTTAAGTGTAAGGTGCCAACTGTGAATAATAACTCTCTTCTTCCATTACTTCTAtaccaaaaaagaaaaattgtcaTATCTGCCAATATGTAGACTTTAATTTGATACAATACATAGAGTAAATCAAGAGATTACTTTACTTGTGAGAATTGCATGGAATCTTTGATACAGAGATATGATGCAACCTAATGAAAAAAGTTATCAAAATTTGTCAGCAaatgcttaggaaatcacaAACCAAGGATAAAGTTAcagtctttttctattttttcccTTTCACAATGCtcaagttttaattaattttcaggTCTAATACAAGCAAAGCAGTGTAAAAGAGGAAGCTTTAATTACTGGGTCAGAAAACTTTTTAATTAGTACTATTTGCCaatctcaaaaaaattaatttggtttttgtTGGGAAAGTATTTTATTGTCATTTCTTAATCAACATTTATTTTGCCTGTCATGATACCTAATTTGTTCATGACCCATAAGAAAATTACCCCTGTTTATGTCAATTTTATAGCCAAATTTGTAAAGTTGACATAGATACATAAAGAATGTTGCTTGAGGCCTTCAGCTATATCTAATACACATTATGCTTGTAAgttcaaaacaaaattgaccTCTTCATGAGCCGGATACCCATCCGGAACGCCTAAGCCGCTCATCTTAGACTGGGTTTGGAtactaattttaaaagttaaagctCGATCCAATCTCATAGTAGGCGTACGTAAACTAaactttttagtttttagtGGTAAGTTTGAATAAATTTGGTGCGTACCGTATAAAACCGGCTTTTGGGTAAGATTTTGATTATACTCTAAGACTGAATGCTATATGCTCTAATTGAATCTGCTAgtatcttttatatttttgtaatcaattaaaaaaaattgcacttTTTGTAGGAAAACATTCTACATTAGTATAAAAACTTACGTAGGGAAACACAAACATCGGCGAAAAAAATATACAAGAGAAGCATATAAATAGTGATTATTACACGTGACGGTTATGTCACATTATTTatacaacaagccaatgaaaATTTTGTTAGTATTAATTTGTTGTAAGAATAATTATtcacatataaaattattttaattatagaaattgAGAAGCATAGGATTATATTGGATATAGGGCCCATGAGTTTGATGGGTCCATATCCACATATTCTCACCTGAAACTCTACCATGGTCCCACATCAAGCCATTGTGTAAATGCCACGTGTTACATTAGCCCTCATATTGATCccaatcaaattattaaaaaaaaaaaaatctttgagCTGCTTAATcccatttttatgttttctcacAGTAATTAATAAAGTTTTTATCTTTTGCATGAATACCCAAATCAAAAAAcaattcattaaaataaattaataatccccaaaagtttaaatttttataaaattgaatttcatcattaatataaatttcGCAGCTTTCAGTTTGTCACTCTCagtaaaacaaaagaaaatcgTAAATGAGGTGGGAAAGGTTAGAGCAAGAAGCGAGTAGCAGGAGTAGTAATGGGCCAGGGAAGAGGTGGGGACATACATGTAATTCTGTAAAAGGTGGGAGATTTCTTTATGTTTTTGGTGGCTATGGCAAAGATAACTGTCAAACTAACCATGTTCATGTCTTTGACACTGGTGggtctctctcttttttctgttttttttggtttattttatgTGCTATGTGTTCTCATAATTTTGGTTCAGTTATATTTGTGGCTGACTCAGATAAAAGATGC is part of the Mercurialis annua linkage group LG3, ddMerAnnu1.2, whole genome shotgun sequence genome and encodes:
- the LOC126674577 gene encoding RHOMBOID-like protein 12, mitochondrial, whose translation is MHRVLSNFSRKLSNTSNSLLSQNFQHQKTFNSLAKPNYNHKKCSFSQVNPLQSFCLYQSHHTVTGKVHGFMPNPLVSKLLMSNLANTQFRVLSKKVTDCKIRLLAGHFGRGFSGFGSGFGSYGNRWSSWLYRLSPNDVVLGLILANVGVFMLWRVADGRFMVENFMISLDNFKSGRIHTLVTSAFSHVDMWHIISNMVGLYFFGTNIARTFGSEYLLKLYIAGSIGGSLFYLAHHAYMALSTKRQGMWMNDPSRTPGLGASAAVNAIMLLDIFLHPRATLYFDFIIPVPAILLGIFLIGKDLLRIMEGNSNISGSAHLGGAAVAALAYARIRKGRF
- the LOC126674576 gene encoding transcription termination factor MTERF15, mitochondrial; this encodes MYSKFATFPFCLKKKDLKFPTMASKTLIFRTKFIRFLSTNPNFPSQSQYRKQISLANIFQRYGFSSSQLHSFISTNHFLLNSNLQDIEKSLGLLLSFKIPQKSLISLISECPGVLEFDFLKKWELGFSKFGDLSVSPFLIKGVLGHSKRFQIDPDGFYKSVNVLKGLGFSEGTVRRVLEEFPGVITMRGSEIHSKIEFLMRIGFGRDEVDWIFNSYPVGLGYGIKNRLMPLIDEFMNSGFSREVIKEEIARQPRILGLELGEFSRCLELLKSLKCREPIKLKILSDGAFRAAFEVKLRVDCLCKHGLTRREALKVLAREPRVIIYEIEDIEKKIEFLLNTMKMNVCCVFEVPEYLGVSLEKQIVPRYNVIEYLRARGGLGDEVSLKGMIKLSRLKFYNLNVKPYPECEKMFGRFSGKEQVKRQHPVGLWKSFKPQMHTCSKQDERNMKSFMEGLT
- the LOC126674649 gene encoding gamma carbonic anhydrase 1, mitochondrial, with translation MGTLGRAIYSVGFWIRETGQALDRLGCRLQGNYYFQEKLSRHRTLMNVFDKVPVVDHDAFVAPSASIIGDVQVGRGSSIWYGCVLRGDVNSISVGSGTNIQDNSLVHVAKSNLSGKVLPTIVGNNVTVGHSAVLHGCTVEDEAFVGMGATLLDGVVVEKNAMVAAGALVRQNTKIPAGEVWGGNPAKFLRKLTDEEIAFITQSATNYSNLAQVHAAENAKPFDEIEFEQVLRKKFANRDEEYDSMLGVVRETPPELVLPDNVLPDKAPKAA